The Lysinibacillus timonensis nucleotide sequence AATTATTTCATGTAAGTTAATAAAGATCTAATACGTTTGAAGTCACCAGAAGTCATTACTTTTCCTTTACGTAGGTGACGTTTTTGTTTTGTAGATTTGTTAGCGAATAAGTGGCTTCCGTAAGCACGGTCAAATTTTAATTTTCCTTTGCCCGTTTTTTTGAAACGCTTCGCAGCGCCACGGTGAGTTTTCATTTTTGGCATTTCGAATTTCCTCCTAAACTATTCGTCAATATTACTTTTTCTCGTTCTTTGGTTGAAGAACTAAGAACATGCTGCGGCCTTCCATCTTCGGTTTTTGTTCAACCGTTGCAACTTCGGCACAAGCTTCAGCAAAGCGATCTAGTACACGTTGACCAATCTCTTTATGTGTAATGGCACGTCCTTTGAAACGAAGCGAACATTTCACTTTATCGCCTTTTTCTAGGAATTTGATTGCATTACGTAGTTTCGTTTGAAAATCATGTTCATCAATTGTTGGACTTAAACGAACTTCCTTAATATTAATGATTTTTTGATTTTTACGAACTTCACGATCTTTCTTTTGCTGTTCAAACTTAAACTTACCATAGTCCATAATACGTGCGACTGGTGGCTTAGCTTGAGGGGCCACAAGGACAAGATCCAAGTTTACACGAGCGGCAATTTCTAACGCTTCGTTTCGAGATTTAACTCCTAGCTGATCACCATTATGATCGATTAGACGAAGTTCACGCGCACGAATACCTTCGTTTACATACATGTCTTTGCTAATACGAATCCACCTCCAAGGTTGTGTCGGGAATACATGTGTTTACAGCAAATATGCCTGGTTGAACGGTACACTTCCTATGTATGTCCATAAAAAAAGGACGGACATATTAGAAGATGTCCGCCCGCTATATATCCATACGCTTTTCAGTGCGTAAAAAATTCAACGTGTCAATACCTGCTAACAGCAAATGCGTCATTCCAGGTGAGAAGCGGGCAGCCTCTACTTCAACCACAAACTGTATTCATAACCTAAATAATAATAACATTCATTAAAGAAGATGTCAACATAAATGTTTATATAATCAATTATCCCTCTTCTGTAATAAATAATAACATATTCTAAGTGTAATAGTATATTTTCAGAATAGAGGGAAAATAAATGAACAGACATAGAAAAAGACCTATACTAGGTTTTTGCTATCCAGGTTATCGTTATTGTGGTCCTGGTTGCTCTGGACCAGGTGCTCCTACGAATCCCGTTGATGCTTGTTGTAAGCAACATGACGAATGCTATAGAATTTATGGCCGCTCCTATTACTGTGATGAACTATTCCATTACTGTTTAGCCCCCTATGCTCAAACTCGTACCAAAATGGGAAGAGACGCAGCCTTGTTTTCAAAAGCAATAAGATTACGTAATTTTTTCTTTTAACATACGTATTCAATATTTCAATATTAATATTTGCCTATAAAACGAGTTTTGTTTTATGGGCTTTTTTAATTGCTAAAAACGCAAAATTTAGCGGAAATATGTTACTTTGGTACACTTTTCCATTTGTAGTAAAGAAGTATGATGTAAATTGCCAAAAAATGCTTTTAAATTAAATATGGGATTTTTTAAATTAACTCTCAGAAAGGAACATGCATTATGTATAAAAAAATACTTGCCTCGTTTGTATGTGTAGTAGGACTAAGTATCGCCACAGGAGCATCTGCTGCGACAGTTTCAGAAGAGGAACTTAACGACTCATTTGCAATGGCAAATTCTATTAAAATAGGTGATACCATTACAGGAGAATTAACAAAATTAGAATCAGATATCGATGAAGACTTTTATATGATTAATGTTCCACAGGATGGAAAACTTACTATTAAAGCATCCATGCTTCAACACTTAAAGGATCATACAGGTCACGAAGCATTGCAACTTCAATTATTTGCTTCTTCGGGAGATGGAATTACTCTTTATGAATTAGAATCTGGTTCAGATACATTCCCATTTTACTTAGCGAAAGGTACTTATTATTTACGTGTCTTTTCTAATGATCAGCCAATGAAATATTCATTAGCAACATCATTTGTAAGCGGAGATTCTTATGAAAACGAATCTAATAATACTCAAGCTACAGCTAAACCATTAATTCCTAATTCAAAGTATACGGGAACACTTAATGACGGCGGTTATGACAACACTTTTCAAGATGTAGACTACTATAAATTTGAAATGTCAGAAGATGGACTCTTTGAATTAGAGTATACACCAAGCACTCGAATTGCTAACCATTTTGTCATTGAAAAAGCAAATGGCGGGGAAATTCATCATCCAAATTCTAATGCCAATAATTGGACGGAACCAGTCAATATTCGTTTAAACCTTGAAAAAGGTGTTTACTATTTAAAAATCGAAGATAACACTAGCGGTTATAATGTTAGAGAATATTCTATTGAAGCTAAATTCCCTACGAACAAATTTAATCCTGTAGAGGCTTTTAAAGATGTTCCTCCGTCTCATCCTTATTATGAACAAATTTCATTTATGAAACAACGCAGTATCATTTCAGGATATGAAGATAATACATTCAAACCGGGAAATTCTATTGCGCGTATGCACGTTGCAACTATATTAAAAAATGCAGGGGTTGAATTAACTCCAATACGACCTGCTACGACTTTTAAAGACGTTCCTAAGTCTCATCCTTATTATGATAGTATCCAAGCTTTATATCGTGCAGGTATTGTAGATGGAAGTAACGGATATTTCAATCCGGATCAATCTTTAACACGTTCACAACTTGCTGTCATTCTTGTAAAAGCATTCGACCTAAAACAGCAATCGGGTTCGAGCAAACCATTTACCGATGTAATTGAAGGTGATTGGTACTTTGAAAGTG carries:
- the rpmI gene encoding 50S ribosomal protein L35 → MPKMKTHRGAAKRFKKTGKGKLKFDRAYGSHLFANKSTKQKRHLRKGKVMTSGDFKRIRSLLTYMK
- the infC gene encoding translation initiation factor IF-3; protein product: MYVNEGIRARELRLIDHNGDQLGVKSRNEALEIAARVNLDLVLVAPQAKPPVARIMDYGKFKFEQQKKDREVRKNQKIINIKEVRLSPTIDEHDFQTKLRNAIKFLEKGDKVKCSLRFKGRAITHKEIGQRVLDRFAEACAEVATVEQKPKMEGRSMFLVLQPKNEKK
- a CDS encoding Parvovirus coat protein VP1-like protein; the protein is MNRHRKRPILGFCYPGYRYCGPGCSGPGAPTNPVDACCKQHDECYRIYGRSYYCDELFHYCLAPYAQTRTKMGRDAALFSKAIRLRNFFF
- a CDS encoding S-layer homology domain-containing protein, with the translated sequence MYKKILASFVCVVGLSIATGASAATVSEEELNDSFAMANSIKIGDTITGELTKLESDIDEDFYMINVPQDGKLTIKASMLQHLKDHTGHEALQLQLFASSGDGITLYELESGSDTFPFYLAKGTYYLRVFSNDQPMKYSLATSFVSGDSYENESNNTQATAKPLIPNSKYTGTLNDGGYDNTFQDVDYYKFEMSEDGLFELEYTPSTRIANHFVIEKANGGEIHHPNSNANNWTEPVNIRLNLEKGVYYLKIEDNTSGYNVREYSIEAKFPTNKFNPVEAFKDVPPSHPYYEQISFMKQRSIISGYEDNTFKPGNSIARMHVATILKNAGVELTPIRPATTFKDVPKSHPYYDSIQALYRAGIVDGSNGYFNPDQSLTRSQLAVILVKAFDLKQQSGSSKPFTDVIEGDWYFESVKILASNNITKGSNGKFNPYQHVTRQQFAVFLYEILK